A genomic region of Aspergillus oryzae RIB40 DNA, chromosome 1 contains the following coding sequences:
- a CDS encoding aromatic alcohol reductase (predicted protein) has translation MNGYKNIVLIGASGDIGKIILDGLVASSSFHITVLSRKESNASFPAGITVCKSDFSDADLEAVFNGQDAVISAVGATAFGEQKKIVDAAIRSGVQRFIPSEFSSNSQNEAVLKLAPFFGQKKELIEYLKTKQPDGLSWTAIATSGLLDWGLGNGFLGFDVANRTATIWDGGNQSFTLTNEKQLGEAVVSVLQQPQETSNKYLYIASVETTQNEIVAALEEVTAAKWSMKATATEEQVGEGFKKLGAGDFSGAFHLVRATCFGNTPGLQANYAKDLTLANDVLGLKLESVRDTVKRVVAQ, from the exons ATGAACGGATACAAGAACATTGTTCTTATTGGT GCTAGCGGCGATATCGGCaagatcatccttgatggccttgttgCATCTTCCAGCTTTCACATTACCGTCTTGTCTCGCAAGGAAAGTAACGCTAGCTTCCCGGCCGGTATCACTGTTTGCAAGAGCGATTTCTCAGATGCCGACCTTGAGGCTGTCTTCAATGGCCAAGACGCCGTCATCTCGGCCGTAGGTGCCACGGCATTTGGcgaacagaagaagattgtcgATGCTGCAATTCGGTCTGGTGTTCAACGATTTATTCCCTCTGAGTTCTCCTCCAACAGCCAGAACGAGGCTGTCCTGAAACTGGCACCCTTCTTTggccagaagaaggagctcaTCGAGTACTTGAAAACGAAGCAACCCGATGGCCTTTCGTGGACTGCCATCGCCACTTCAGGATTGCTCGATTGG GGTCTTGGAAATGGCTTCCTTGGATTTGACGTCGCAAACCGTACTGCAACCATCTGGGACGGCGGTAACCAGAGCTTCACCCTTACCAATGAGAAGCAGCTTGGCGAAGCAGTGGTTTCAGTGCTACAACAACCCCAGGAGACCAGTAACAAGTACCTCTACATTGCCTCTGTCGAAACCACCCAGAACGAGATTGTGGCTGCATTGGAAGAAGTAACGGCTGCTAAATGGTCCATGAAAGCAACCGCCACTGAGGAGCAGGTTGGTGAAGGATTTAAGAAACTCGGTGCTGGCGACTTCAGTGGTGCATTCCATCTGGTCCGCGCCACTTGTTTTGGTAATACCCCAGGCCTGCAGGCTAATTATGCCAAGGATCTGACCTTGGCCAACGATGTGCTGGGGTTGAAGTTGGAATCGGTTCGGGATACTGTCAAGCGTGTTGTTGC
- a CDS encoding uncharacterized protein (predicted protein), translated as MKIGLHCDGADLGLSPFEIEMRRRLWWQICILDVRTAEDHGSEPTILEAAFNAELPLNINDTSLQPDMSELPQVQPGKTEMTFTLVRFEVSHFVRRVTFSDRFCRTNSYPILSEAKKCEAIEQFKERVEKQYLSYCDKEVPLDFITATSTRLILVKLKLAVCKLRKDQAPGMLMQTIYRRTCEEVLQHAQTLRNYEKGKRWLWLFQTYVEWDSLAYLLLHICTAPPEELSDATWKIVDEIYHHWKCESGIYRDRRWRLIEELRFQALSARATKQKIPQLPRATQPGHHTTPEQYDLGPAARLHKDPSARAHRTTDTGIDQPSNAEAAAYVHPSQVAGFQTTESNPTVDQPFPMGTLISAATATSVTQPVDEAMSSAAELPSGGTGCEWSAALFEVFWDLTGSGQGASVSWL; from the coding sequence ATGAAGATTGGTCTCCATTGTGACGGAGCTGATCTAGGTCTGTCTCCTTTCGAGATAGAAATGCGTCGCCGTCTCTGGTGGCAGATCTGCATTTTGGACGTCCGAACGGCGGAGGATCATGGCTCTGAACCAACCATACTCGAAGCAGCCTTCAATGCCGAATTGCCTTTGAATATCAACGACACTAGCCTGCAACCGGACATGAGCGAGCTGCCTCAAGTTCAACCTGGAAAGACCGAGATGACCTTTACGCTGGTCCGGTTTGAAGTGAGCCATTTTGTGCGAAGAGTGACATTCTCAGACAGGTTTTGCCGCACTAACTCATACCCAATCTTGAGTGAGGCAAAGAAGTGTGAAGCAATAGAGCAATTCAAGGAGCGTGTAGAGAAACAATACTTATCATATTGCGACAAAGAAGTTCCACTTGACTTTATCACCGCTACTTCCACTCGTCTGATTTTGGTAAAATTGAAATTGGCAGTATGCAAGCTACGGAAGGATCAGGCTCCGGGCATGCTTATGCAGACGATTTACCGGAGGACTTGTGAAGAAGTCCTGCAGCACGCTCAAACACTGCGAAATTATGAGAAGGGCAAAAGATGGCTCTGGCTGTTTCAGACCTATGTCGAATGGGATTCACTGGCttatctccttctccatatcTGTACAGCACCTCCGGAGGAGCTGTCTGATGCGACGTGGAAAATTGTCGACGAGATCTACCACCACTGGAAATGTGAATCAGGTATCTATCGGGATCGCCGCTGGAGACTTATTGAAGAGCTTCGGTTCCAAGCTTTGAGCGCACGAGCTACGAAGCAGAAAATCCCTCAATTGCCACGGGCGACGCAACCGGGTCATCACACAACACCTGAACAATATGATCTTGGACCTGCGGCCAGACTACACAAAGACCCGTCCGCCAGAGCCCATCGAACAACAGATACCGGGATCGATCAGCCATCTAACGCGGAAGCTGCTGCTTACGTACATCCATCGCAGGTGGCAGGGTTTCAGACAACAGAGTCCAATCCTACTGTTGATCAACCCTTCCCCATGGGGACACTCATCAGCGCGGCGACTGCGACATCTGTAACTCAACCCGTAGATGAGGCAATGTCGAGTGCTGCTGAGTTGCCGAGTGGGGGTACTGGCTGCGAGTGGAGCGCAGCGCTATTCGAGGTGTTTTGGGATCTCACTGGATCTGGACAAGGTGCCTCTGTATCGTGGCTGTAA
- a CDS encoding phosphatidylinositol-3-phosphatase YMR1 (myotubularin-related phosphatidylinositol 3-phosphate 3-phosphatase MTM6), translating to MERTRVAKVEDVTLARRGEQVVGTLHLTPHHIIFSHIPSLPDSAQPSATPARPRELWITYPIISFCTFRPAPAASRQPSSIRLRCRDFAFVCFYFASETKGRDVYESIKQWTCKLGRIEKLYAFTYQPPPPERELNGWELYDPLKEWARQGVDRDNHGWRISRINTDYTVITYSGSGFENFSPTYPALLPVPSSISDNTLNYAGRYRSRARVPVLTYLHPVNNCSITRSSQPLVGVRGNRSIQDEKLLAAIFSTSRSKRPLANFCPAHLDRESSGSMQGDANDETVTDLTRAEDLEDELLTSFHGDSDGKHQVYGAQQHNLIVDARPTVNAFAMQAVGLGSENMDNYKFATKAYLGIDNIHVMRDSLNKVIDTLKDSDVTPLGPNRDQLARSGWLKHITGILDGAGLIARQVGLQHSHVLIHCSDGWDRTGQLSALSQICLDPYYRTMEGFMVLVEKDWLSFGHMFRHRSGHLNSEKWFQIENERIGGDSSRGFGEAGGAGKAIENAFLSAKGFFNRDNTSRDSLPESDGEMQSYDSDTPGPKKLSSAPRSVTPEKEMTKVKETSPVFHQFLDATYQLLYQYPTRFEFNERFLRRLLYHLYSCQYGTFLYNSEKERVESKAKERTRSVWDYFLARREQFLNAKYDSHIDDHKRGKERLIFPRLNEVRWWSEAFGRTDAEMDGIRSTGSPPAQRENIDRERSPVLTGIETAQDVVTSSTGMKGAHNAASAGIAAVTSGISSLAFSKKENGQDPKSMGQLEVEMR from the exons atgGAGAGAACACGGGTCGCTAAG gttgaagatgtgacCTTGGCGCGTCGTGGTGAACAGGTTGTTGGCACCCTCCACCTCACCCCTCatcatatcatcttctcccatATACCGTCGCTGCCGGACAGTGCGCAACCTTCTGCTACGCCCGCTAGACCGAGAGAGCTCTGGATCACTTATCCTATCATCTCTTTCTGTACCTTCCGCCCCGCTCCGGCTGCTTCGCGTCAACCGTCGTCAATTCGTCTGCGTTGTCGTGACTTTGCATTCGTTTGCTTCTATTTCGCCAGCGAGACGAAAGGCCGTGATGTTTATGAGAGTATAAAGCAGTGGACATGCAAGCTGGGGCGGATCGAGAAACTTTACGCTTTCACTTACCAGCCACCACCTCCCGAGCGGGAGCTCAACGGTTGGGAGCTATACGACCCACTGAAAGAGTGGGCAAGACAGGGGGTAGACCGGGATAACCATGGCTGGCGTATCTCTCGGATCAATACGGATTATACGGTAATAACCTACTCTGGTAGTGGGTTCGAGAAT TTCTCCCCGACGTATCCTGCGCTCTTACCGGTTCCGTCCTCCATCTCTGATAATACGCTTAACTATGCGGGGCGATACCGGTCTAGGGCAAGAGTTCCCGTGTTAACGTATCTTCATCCCGTTAATAACTGCTCGATCACAAGAAGCTCACAACCCCTGGTGGGTGTGCGTGGAAATCGAAGCATTCAAGACGAAAAGTTATTAGCTGCGATTTTCTCCACCTCTCGTTCCAAGAGACCGCTGGCAAATTTCTGCCCAGCGCACTTAGATCGAGAATCTTCTGGTTCAATGCAAGGCGATGCGAATGATGAGACCGTGACTGATTTGACTAGGGCGGAAGACTTGGAGGATGAGCTGTTAACGTCATTCCACGGGGACTCGGATGGCAAGCACCAGGTATACGGTGCTCAACAGCACAACTTGATCGTTGATGCACGGCCGACGGTGAATGCATTTGCGATGCAGGCTGTTGGTCTCGGCTCGGAAAACATGGACAATTATAAGTTTGCGACCAAAGCATATCTCGGAATTGACAACATCCACGTTATGAGGGACTCTTTGAATAAGGTGATTGATACTTTGAAGGACTCAGATGTCACCCCGCTAGGACCAAATAGAGACCAGCTTGCGCGCAGTGGGTGGTTAAAGCATATTACTGGGATTTTAGACGGCGCGGGCTTGATTGCCCGCCAAGTTGGCCTTCAACACTCGCACGTATTGATACATTGCTCGGATGGGTGGGATCGGACCGGTCAGCTTAGTGCTTTAAGTCAGATATGTCTTGACCCCTATTATCGTACGATGGAGGGCTTCAtggtgctggtggagaaggattggctttcctttgggCACATGTTTCGGCACCGCTCTGGACACTTGAACAGTGAAAAGTGGTTCCAGATAGAAAATGAAAGGATCGGGGGTGATTCCAGTCGTGGCTTCGGGGAGGCCGGCGGTGCGGGCAAAGCCATCGAGAATGCATTCCTTAGTGCCAAAGGATTCTTCAACCGAGATAACACAAGTCGTGACTCTCTTCCCGAGTCCGATGGAGAAATGCAAAGCTACGATTCAGACACTCCTGGTCCCAAGAAACTCAGTTCCGCTCCTAGATCGGTTACCCCCGAAAAGGAGATGACGAAAGTGAAAGAGACTAGTCCAGTGTTTCATCAATTCCTCGATGCAACCTATCAACTGCTGTACCAATACCCGACACGGTTCGAATTTAACGAGCGGTTTTTACGCCGGTTGCTGTATCATCTTTACTCGTGCCAGTACGGCACATTTCTCTATAACAGTGAAAAAGAGCGTGTGGAGTCGAAAGCAAAGGAGCGCACTCGGAGTGTATGGGATTATTTCCTCGCCCGGAGAGAACAATTTCTTAACGCGAAATACGATTCCCATATTGATGACCATAAGCGTGGGAAAGAACGTCTCATATTCCCACGGCTCAATGAAGTCAGATGGTGGAGTGAAGCATTTGGTCGAACGGATGCTGAAATGGACGGTATTCGTTCGACTGGGTCTCCTCCTGCGCAACGTGAGAACATTGATAGGGAACGATCACCGGTGCTGACTGGCATTGAGACAGCTCAGGATGTTGTCACCAGTAGCACTGGTATGAAAGGGGCTCACAATGCTGCCTCAGCTGGAATAGCAGCCGTCACATCGGGGATCTCGAGTTTGGCTTTCtccaagaaggagaatgggCAAGACCCCAAAAGTATGGGTCAACTTGAAGTCGAGATGCGATAA
- a CDS encoding 40S ribosomal protein uS3 (40S ribosomal protein S3): MAAVQGAISKRRKFVADGVFYAELNEFFQRELAEEGYSGVEVRVTPTVTDIIIRATHTQEVLGEQGRRIRELTSLIQKRFKFPENSVSLYAAKVQNRGLSAVAQCESLRYKLLNGLAVRRACYGVLRFIMESGAKGCEVVVSGKLRAARAKSMKFTDGFMIHSGQPAKEFIDSATRHVLLRQGVLGIKVKIMRGSDPEGKAGPQKTLPDSVTIIEPKEEQPVLQPMSQDYGAKAIAAQQAAEQQRLAEQQAAEGQEGAGAETFQQE, translated from the exons ATGGCTGCTGTCCAGGGAGCTATTTCGAAGCGCCGCAAGTTCGTCGCCGACGGTGTCTTCTATGCCGAGTTGAACGAGTTCTTCCAGCGCGAGCTGGCTGAGGAGGGCTACTCCGGCGTTGAAGTCCGTGTCACTCCCACCGTCACCGATATCA TCATCCGTGCCACCCACACCCAGGAGGTTCTCGGTGAGCAGGGCCGCCGCATCCGCGAGCTCACCTCCCTCATCCAGAAGCGCTTCAAGTTCCCCGAGAACTCCGTCTCCCTCTATGCCGCCAAGGTCCAGAACCGCGGTCTCTCCGCCGTCGCTCAGTGCGAGTCCCTCCGTTACAAGCTCCTCAACGGTCTTGCCGTCCGTCGTGCTTGCTACGGTGTTCTCCGTTTCATCATGGAGAGCGGTGCCAAGGGTTGCGAGGTTGTCGTTTCCGGAAAGCTCCGTGCTGCCCGTGCCAAGTCCATGAAGTTCACT GACGGATTCATGATCCACTCCGGTCAGCCCGCTAAGGAGTTCATCGACAGCGCCACCCGTCACGTCCTCCTCCGCCAGGGTGTCCTTGGTATCAAGGTTAAGATCATGCGCGGTTCCGACCCCGAGGGCAAGGCTGGCCCCCAGAAGACCCTCCCCGACTCCGTCACCATCATCGAGcccaaggaggagcagcCCGTCCTCCAGCCCATGAGCCAGGACTACGGTGCCAAGGCTATCGCCGCTCAGCAGGCTGCCGAGCAGCAGCGCCTTGCCGAGCAGCAGGCCGCCGAGGGCCAGGAGGGTGCTGGTGCGGAGACTTTCCAGCAGGAGTAA
- a CDS encoding phenylalanine--tRNA ligase subunit beta (Phenylalanyl-tRNA synthetase beta subunit), which produces MPTISVDKAALFKELGREYTTEEFDELCFEFDRPIVDGVQEPPQLKIEIPANRYDMLCFEGIALMLNIFLGRKSLPNYRLVEPANGELQKIIVKEDTTKIRPLVSGAILRNIKFDQARYESFIALQDKLHQNLARQRTLVSIGTHDLDTIQGPFTYEALPPKDIKFVPLNQTQEMNGEELMAFYEKDKHLGRYLHIIRDSPVYPVIYDSKRTVCSLPPIINGDHSKITLDTKNVFIEITALDKTKVEIVNKMMVAMFSQYTSEPFTIEPVQIVSDHNGETRITPDMSSRTTQAEVSYLNQCCGLNLSAEEIAKILTKMAYTARPSAESADLIDVDIPPTRADVLHQADIMEDVAIAYGFNNLPRSFPSKSGTIAQPLPINKLSDIVRTEAAMAGWSEVLPLILCSHDENFAWLNRKDDGNTAVKLANPKTLEFQVVRTSLLPGLLKTIRENKHHSVPMKIFEVSDVAFKDLSLERKSRNERHFAAAWYGKNSGFEVVHGLLDRVMAMLKSAFITGEEGLEKPGMSDSQYWIEELDEATYFPGHAASVHLRIGGKEHVIGAFGILHPTVLEKYELKYPVSTLELNIEAFL; this is translated from the exons ATGCCCACCATTTCGGTCGACAAGGCCGCGCTCTTCAAAGAGCTCGGACGGGA GTACACTACCGAGGAATTTGATGAGCTGTGCTTCGAATTCG ACCGACCAATCGTGGATGGAGTGCAGGAGCCTCCTCAGCTCAAGATCGAAATCCCGGCCAACCG ATATGACATGCTGTGCTTCGAGGGAATTGCCCTCATGCTCAACATCTTCTTAGGTCGGAAGTCTCTGCCCAACTACAGACTGGTCGAGCCCGCAAATGGTGAGCTGCAGAAGATCATTGTTAAGGAGGAT ACTACGAAAATCCGACCCTTGGTCTCTGGTGCTATCTTGCGGAACATCAAGTTCGATCAAGCTCGCTATGAATCCTTCATCGCCCTGCAAGACAAACTTCACCAGAACCTTGCAAGGCAAAGAACGCTCGTTTCGATCGGTACTCACGACTTGGATACGATACAAGGACCTTTCACCTACGAGGCCTTGCCTCCTAAAGACATCAAATTTGTTCCTTTGAACCAGACCCAGGAAATGAACGGAGAGGAGTTGATGGCCTTCTACGAG AAAGACAAGCACCTGGGTAGATACCTTCACATTATTCGCGACTCCCCTGTCTACCCCGTCATCTACGATTCGAAGCGGACAGTTTGCTCCCTGCCTCCCATCATCAACGGCGACCATTCTAAGATCACCCTGGACACTAAGAACGTTTTCATCGAGATTACTGCCCTCGACAAGACGAAGGTTGAGATTGTCAACAAGATGATGGTTGCGATGTTCTCCCAATATACTTCGGAGCCTTTCAC GATTGAGCCAGTTCAAATTGTCTCCGACCACAACGGCGAGACCAGAATCACGCCAGATATGTCTTCTCGTACAACTCAGGCCGAGGTCTCCTACCTTAACCAGTGCTGCGGCTTGAACCTCTCTGCAGAGGAAATCGCGAAGATCCTGACGAAGATGGCCTATACCGCTAGACCCTCCGCAGAATCCGCCGACCTGATCGACGTGGACATCCCACCTACTCGTGCTGATGTCCTCCACCAGGCCGATATCATGGAAGATGTCGCCATTGCTTACGGCTTCAATAACCTCCCACGGTCCTTCCCAAGCAAGTCTGGTACCATCGCCCAGCCCTTACCTATCAACAAGCTCTCGGACATCGTCCGAACTGAGGCTGCAATGGCGGGCTGGTCTGAGGTCTTGCCTCTCATCCTGTGCTCCCATGACGAGAACTTCGCCTGGCTCAACCGCAAGGACGATGGTAACACTGCTGTTAAGCTGGCCAATCCCAAGACACTGGAGTTCCAGGTCGTCCGCACAAGCCTCCTGCCTGGTCTTCTGAAGACCATTCGGGAAAACAAGCACCACAGCGTTCCCATGAAGATCTTCGAGGTCAGCGACGTAGCGTTCAAGGACCTTTCGCTCGAGCGTAAGAGCCGGAACGAGAGACACTTTGCCGCCGCATGGTATGGCAAGAACAGTGGTTTCGAAGTAGTCCACGGTCTTCTGGACCGCGTCATGGCCATGCTCAAGAGTGCGTTCATCACCGGTGAGGAGGGTCTCGAGAAACCCGGTATGAGCGACTCTCAGTACTGGATCGAGGAGCTTGATG AGGCAACCTACTTCCCCGGCCACGCCGCTTCTGTTCACCTGCGAATCGGCGGCAAGGAGCACGTCATCGGTGCCTTCGGTATCTTGCACCCTACGGTATTGGAGAAGTACGAACTGAAATACCCCGTCAGCACGTTGGAGCTCAACATCGAGGCTTTCCTATGA
- a CDS encoding protein phosphatase 2A structural subunit TPD3 (protein phosphatase 2A regulatory subunit A and related proteins) yields the protein MESQGENDELYPIAVLIDELKHDDVLIRLNAIHRVSTIALALGAERTREELIPFLDDSVEDEDEVLTALSEELGNFVEYVGGPEYGHVLLSPLENLAAIEEPLVREKAVESLNKIGEQLSEKQIEEHFIPMVLRLSKADWFTSKVSATGLYCIPYKKSGQALQQSLRQYFGGLVHDDTPMVRRQAANNLAKFVKEMKTPVVIEEMIPLFQYLASDDQDSVRLLTVDILISIAEEIPKEQQPSHGVLLTSLRNLFEDKSWRIAKAVHEEVITRDMVPSFVKLLKDTEAEVRTAIAGQIPGFCSLIDRETLLNEIMTSVEDLVSDPSQHVRAALGTQISGLAPILGKEETIAHLLPMFLQMLKDEFPDVRLHIISKLELVNNVIGIELLSQSLLPAIVQLAEDKQWRVRLAIIEYIPLLASQLGVKFFDEQLSDLCMSWLGDTVFSIREAATQNLRKLTEVFGVDWAKGSIIPKVMAMGQHPNYLYRMTTCFAISTLAPVVSLDIIENSILPILDRLVTDEIPNIRFNVAKSYAVLIDTLRRLPAEGTLANVEGKTATPSPRSQDLIQQRIIPSLEKLQGDDDVDVRYFATTAAGGNDEVMQTSP from the exons ATGGAGAGTCAGGGTGAAAACGACGAGCTCTACCCTATCGCCGTTCTTATTGACGAGTTGAAG CACGATGATGTCCTCATTCGTCTCAATGCTATTCACCGCGTTTCTACCATTGCATTGGCTCTAGGGGCTGAGAGGACCCGGGAGGAACTCATTCCATTTCTTGACG ACTCTGtcgaggacgaagatgaagttttgACTGCGCTGAGTGAAGAACTGGGCAACTTCGTAGAATATGTTGGTGGTCCGGAATATGGGCATgttctcctttccccccttgAGAACCTGGCCGCTATCGAGGAACCTTTGGTTAGGGAGAAG GCTGTTGAATCCCTCAACAAGATCGGCGAGCAGCTTTCCGAGAAGCAGATCGAAGAACATTTCATCCCTATGGTCCTACGTCTGTCAAAAGCCGACTGGTTCACCTCGAAAGTCTCTGCAACGGGTCTTTATTGCATTCCATACAAGAAGTCTGGCCAAGCGTTGCAGCAGAGTCTCCGGCAATATTTCGGAGGTCTGGTACATGACGACACGCCTATGGTGAGAAGACAGGCTGCCAACAACTTGGCGAAGTTTGtcaaggaaatgaagaccCCAGTTGTCATCGAAGAAATGATACCCCTATTTCAATATCTGGCCAGTGATGACCAGGACAGCGTTCGCTTGCTTACAGTTGATATTCTTATCTCGATCGCCGAGGAGATCCCCAAGGAGCAGCAGCCTAGCCACGGTGTTTTGCTGACATCCCTACGGAACCTCTTTGAGGATAAGAGTTGGAGA ATCGCTAAAGCTGTTCACGAAGAAGTTATCACTCGGGATATGGTACCCTCGTTTGTTAAGCTCTTGAAGGATACAGAGGCTGAAGTCCGTACTGCGATTGCTGGCCAGATTCCAG GCTTCTGCAGCTTGATCGACCGGGAGACACTGCTTAATGAAATAATGACCAGCGTGGAAGACCTTGTTTCGGACCCATCTCAGCACGTGCGTGCGGCTTTGGGTACTCAGATTAGCGGACTTGCCCCGATCCTTGGAAAGGAAGA GACCATCGCTCACCTTCTCCCTATGTTCCTCCAAATGCTCAAGGATGAGTTCCCTGATGTCCGTTTGCACATCATTTCGAAGTTGGAGTTGGTCAACAATG TTATTGGCATTGAGCTGCTCTCTCAGTCGCTTCTTCCCGCTATTGTACAACTAGCGGAAGACAAGCAATGGCGTGTCCGTCTTGCTATCATCGAATATATCCCTCTTCTCGCCAGCCAACTGGGGGTTAAGTTCTTCGACGAGCAACTCAGCGATCTTTGTATGAGCTGGCTTGGTGACACCGTCTTCTCTATCAGAGAGGCTGCCACGCAGAACTTGAGAAAGCTCACGGAGGTATTTGGGGTTGACTGGGCTAAGGGTTCTATAATCCCGAAGGTTATGGCCATGGGACAGCACCCGAACTACCTTTACAGAATGACAACTTGCTTCGCGATCTCC ACACTCGCACCTGTCGTCTCTTTAGATATCATTGAGAACTCAATTCTTCCCATCCTGGACAGATTGGTCACTGACGAGATCCCAAATATTCGGTTCAACGTTGCCAAGTCTTATGCTGTGTTGATTGACACATTGCGACGCTTGCCAGCGGAGGGGACTTTGGCTAACGTGGAAGGAAAGACTGCAACGCCATCGCCGCGTAGTCAGGACCTTATTCAGCAGAGAATTATTCCCAGCTTGGAGAAGCTTCAAGGGGACGACGATGTGGATGTCAGGTACTTCGCAACAACTGCTGCGGGCGGTAATGACGAGGTCATGCAGACTTCACCGTAG